The Williamwhitmania sp. genome has a window encoding:
- a CDS encoding WYL domain-containing protein: MKDLIIEAGRNLKTILLDYTEKDGSNEGLREVEPYSFRIKNGIEYFYGFDVKKKGIRGFLIDSINDIEITSNTYNPRWDVEF, encoded by the coding sequence ATGAAAGACTTAATTATTGAAGCAGGTCGAAATCTAAAAACGATTTTATTAGATTACACTGAAAAAGATGGCTCAAATGAAGGGTTGAGAGAAGTTGAGCCATATAGTTTTAGGATTAAAAATGGTATTGAATATTTTTATGGGTTTGATGTTAAAAAGAAGGGCATTAGAGGCTTCTTGATTGACTCAATCAACGATATAGAGATTACCTCTAATACTTATAATCCAAGATGGGATGTTGAATTTTAG